The Paenibacillus sp. 37 sequence GAGCTGGGCAACTTTACTCGCTTTTCGTAGTTATGCTTCATGGATTGAGGGAGTTAACCAAGAAAAGAACTTACCTTTTTGGAGTATCTTAGCACTGGAGGAGCCTGAATCACACTTACATCCTCAGGCACAGAGAAACATTTTAAAACAAATGGCATCATTTAATGGTCAGAAAATAATCAGTACTCATTCACCCTACATTGCTAGCTTTGCACCATTAGAATCAATTAGGCATTTTAGCAAGCATGATTCACAAACAGCGGTTTCTGAAATTAATATGACTTCTATGCGTAGGGATGATATTCGAAAAATAAATAGAGAAGTAATGAACAGTCGCGGTGAATTACTCTTCTCAAAATGTATTATTCTTTGTGAAGGAGAAACAGAAGAACAAGCATTACCTATTTTTTTTGAGGCTCATTTCGGTTGTAACCCATTTGAACTTGGAATTAATATTATTGGGGTGGGAGGAAAAGGAAGGAAGTACCTTCCTTTTCTCCATGTTGCACAAGGATTAAATATTGATTGGCTTATTTTCTCTGATGGTGAAAAAGACGTTTTAGATCAACTTAATGAGGCTCTCTTACTCGTTGATACTAACCTTCAAGATCCTAGAGTCATTTATTTTGCGAATCATCAAAACTATGAACAATATATATTAGCTCATTATCGTGAAGAAGCGATTAGTGCTATTATTGAGTACGACGCAGTAAATGAGCAGCATAAGGCAGTATTGCAAGAAAAGGAATACTCTGATGAAGATGTTTTGACAAAACTACAAAGTGGAAAAACTAAATATGCTTCTGTACTTGCTGAAACAATTGTCACGAGAGCAGACTCAGAGCTAAAAATTCCAGAGAAAATCAGACAATTATTTCTACAAATCAAAACATAATTATAAAATGGTAGGTGATTCATTTTGGATTATATGATCTCTGGGGATCATCAAAAGGTAATAGAACATATTCATGGTCCCATATTAGTTAATGCAGGACCTCAAACCGGAATACAAACAACCTCAATAAAGAGGCTCGAACATATACTTAAGAATGTTAAAGGAAATTACAAAATTCTTATTTTAACTTACAATCGTTTATTGGCTAAACAGTTCAAAGAGAGAATATTAAAAGAATTTCAAAGTGATGATAAAGATATTTTAGAAAGATTTTTTGTCGGAACTATACATCAATTTGCAAGAGATATTGTTGAAACTCGCGGGGATATTTTAGGTCTTAAAACTAAAGAAATCGTTTTGATAGATAGTTCAGAATCAGAGAATATTCTTAAAGAAATACTCGTCACCCGTTCAAATACAAATTCACCTTCTCAAAATTTAAGTCAAACAAATAGCGTAAATGTGGTAAGAGAGATCTTATATTATATCAGTCGTCAAAAAAGAGAGCTGAAACTTCCTCTCCCCTATGATGAACACATTGATGATGATACAAGATTTTACGACTCTATTTATTATGAATATGATCTGTATTTAAAGGCTCGGTCGTTAATGGACTTTGATGATCTCATTTTACTTGCATATAGAATCATTAATGAAAAGCCTTCTATAAATCAGATTTACCAAAGAATTTTTAAATTTGCTTATATATTTGAAGCACAGGACTTAACTTATGCATCTTACCAATTTTTGCAAACATTATATCCTAAACATAACAGTAATATTATGCTCGTTGGTGATAAAAACCAAGCCATATATTCTTTTACAGGTGCTAGTACCTCTTTTATGGAACAATTCGAAACCTATTATGACCCGACTGTTGTTATACTAAAAAATAATTTCCGTTCCTCATCCGAGATTGCATCTCTTGCAGATAAGTTAATTTCAAAATCAAGTTTTTCATCCAGCTCTTTAAAAAATGGCTCGGTGATTATTAAAGAACTAGAAAATGAGGAGAAAGAAGCAATATGGATTGCAGATAATATTTCAAAATTGGTGAGACAAGAACCTTCTGAAATAAATGAGAAGATACATTGGGACAAAATTGCTGTAATTGCAAGAAACCGTTCATCTCTTCGAAGAATCGAAAAGCAATTCTCAGAAGATAATATACCCTTTATCAACAAAACATTTGGTATATTAGAGAGCGAATCAACTATTATGCAAGTATTTGAATCTGGTTTTAGACTCTTGATTAATCACAATGATAGGTATTATCTTGACCTCTTTCAAAGTTTAATTGGGGTGGAAAATAAAAATACGATCAATTACAACAGCACTGAAAACGGAATTGCTTTACTTAAACATTTCGATTCATTAGTCGGCAAGGAATGGAAAAAGAACTATAAAGCATTATTAGATGCATGGTCATATTTATGGGGACCTGATATGAATTTTTCAGATGCAATACTCGTTTTAGAAAAGTACTTCATGTCTGAAAAACCTGTTGCAAGTGTAGAGGAAACAAACGTGTTTATGAGTGATCTAAAAATGTGGCGAGATAATTGGAATACGTATATTCGGGATACCAATGAATACAGTTTGATTTCGTTTAAGAACAAATTCACCTCCTTATCAAGAACAACCGGTTCCGGTGGTGTTAGATTACTGACTGCGCATTCTTCACAAGGTTTAGAGTTTGATGTCGTGCATGTACTCGGAATAAATGAAGGAGTCTTCCCGATGAACGAACTTACAGTAGAAGAAGACAGACGCGTATTATATGTAGCCATAAGTCGTGCTAAAAAACTTTTGTATCTATCTTATATCAAGTCAAGTTCATTAAAAATGGGTGCTAGGTATAGACAACCTTCCCGATTCCTTAAAGAGATGAAATTATTATAGATGGTAAATGTGAGTGTTTTAAAATTCAGGGATTTTGTTCTCAAAATGGTGCATAGACCTCACCCTTTTGAACTAATATTATTTCCTTTAGGTTAAAACCAAGGTCCGTACCAACGCTAAAAGCGCCGGAGATTTTCCCCGACGCTTTTTTACGTTCGACATAGGAATCGTTAATGAGAAGCAGAGTGGAGTAAAATTCTGGAGATCCAATATCCATTCTTGATAACTAAGGGTGCCTACCATTTTAAATGGTAGAATGAATGGTTATGCCGGAATAAATTAAGGAACTACTATTTCAAAGACCATTACATAGAAAATCGAAACCTACACTCACTTAGGAAATCATATCGGAGTGTTGACTCCTGAAGGAGATCCACATCAAAGGCGTTACATAAAAAAAGCAACTGAAATAAGCGAAAAAAGTAAGCCACTCCCTTGTGGTAGGCGTTGTTAAATATCATTTTTTTATAATCGTGTAATTCGTATTAATTAAAATCGTAATTAAACCCTTATTTTTCATGGCCACCGACAGCCATTCATTAGCTTGCCTTGTTTCACCTACAAATTCAATTAACCAAACGGAGTACGGCATAACCCGCTCATTAAATTCTTAGACATAACAGATATTTCAATTTAGGCACTCCATACGGAGTGAGACGCTTTAATATGGATACATATCATCTAGAGAGGGATTTCAATCCACGCACTCCATACAGAGTGCGACCGCTTCGCTGACGACATGGAGCAGCGCTTGCAAATTTCAATCCACGCACTCCATACAGAATGCGACGGTACATCAAAGGGCTGGAAGACAGCAACATCAATATTTCAATCCACGCACTCCATACAGAGTGCGACAGCTCCTGTAGCTGAAACAGCGGTCGCCACAACAATTTCAATCCACGCACTCCATACAGAGTGCGACGGTTGATACAGATTGAAGTCACCCGGCACGCTCCAATTTCAATCCACGCACTCCATACAGAGTGCGACGACCAGCTGAGCCACCCGATCCCCTCTGAAAATATATTTCAATCCACGCACTCCATACAGAGTGCGACGCCATCATTTACAGATGATCCATCAGTCCAAAGATATTTCAATCCACGCACTCCATACAGAGTGCGACGAATGTCGATACGCCTTTATTTGCGATGTTTTCGAATTTCAATCCACGCACTCCATACAGAGTGCGACGCTCACACCATATCCAGCAGCTTCACCAATAGTGCATTTCAATCCACGCACTCCATACAGAGTGCGACACTAACCGATTGTCAGCGACAATACAAAAGGTGAAATTTCAATCCACGCACTCCATACAGAGTGCGACTGTTTGTCACATGGATCAACTGCCCTGAGTGTGGTATTTCAATCCACGCACTCCATACAGAGTGCGACCGGATCCCTAGCAGCGCAAGCAAGTGATGCAGACCATTTCAATCCACGCACTCCATACAGAGTGCGACTATCCCAATTGGTCTATTGGTCAGTCCCAATCAGAAATTTCAATCCACGCACTCCATACAGAGTGCGACCAATACAACGCAATGCAGGATGCATTTAATAAAATATTTCAATCCACGCACTCCATACAGAGTGCGACACGGGAAATGTGAATACCAATGTTCAAAATACAGTATTTCAATCCACGCACTCCATACAGAGTGCGACCATCTGGCACGGCACATAATATGATACGGATTTTATTTCAATCCACGCACTCCATACAGAGTGCGACGTACAACGAATTGGCAGCGCGCAATAAGGAGTATTTCAATCCACGCACTCCATACAGAGTGCGACTGTGTATCATTATCTCCTCGTATTGACCGTCTTCAAATTTCAATCCACGCACTCCATACAGAGTGCGACGAGTGGCACGAGGAACGGGTACGGTGGGCGAAGATATTTCAATCCACGCACTCCATACAGAGTGCGACAGCGAAAAGTGACGTAATAACTATATTTCAAGAATAGCTATTAACGTATTTTCGATATTTCTACTTATTCAAAACTGTTACTAAAAATTTTTAGCCTTAAATCATTGCCAAAAGGTCACAAAAATGACCTTTTCGACAATTTTCGAGGTGCGAATCCCCCAGGAAAATCATGTGAGCTTGGCATTCGCACCTGCTACAGTATTAATGGATCCCCCATATCATAGGAATCTTTCGCTCCTACATGTTGGACTTTACTTTTGTAATTATCACCTAAGTTATAAAATCGAAGACTATCTGTATCCTTATCAATCAATTCTTCTAGTTCGAATCTTAATCGTCTAAATTGGGCAGCATCCAGTATACATTCAAACACCGAGTTTTGCACTCGCTGACCGTGATCCACACACTTTTTCGCCACTTTAGATAGTCTTCTTCGGCCTTCACTATCTATCGTGCTCACATCATAGGTAATCAAAATAAGCAATCATCACACCTACTTCCACAGAAACGGGGGATACTCATCCAGATCCCCACGTATATATCTTGCCAGTAGTAACGCTTGAGTGTATGGTACAAGACCCCAAGGTATTTTCTCATTCAAATACGGATGCATAATCTTTTCCTGTTTGCGTTCCTGCCATACTTTTAACACTTTCTTTCTCGTCTCATCATCCATAATCACTGCGAGATTTTCTTTCACATAAAAACCTTTATCGTTAACTACCTTTTTATTAATGAGAGAAAGTACAAATCGGTCTGCGTACACTCCTCGAAGTTCCTCCATCATATCCAGTGCAAGTGAAGCTCTGCCAGGACGATCTCGATGCAAAAAACCAACGTAAGCATCAAGTCCGACAGATTCAAGCGCAGACTTCATATCATTAGCGAGCAAGGTATAAGCAAAGGATAATAGTGCATTCACTTTATCCAGCGGAGGACGTCGGCTACGTCCATAAAAATAAAACGATTCTTTTTGCTGTAGAATCAGATCATCGAACACAGAGTTATATTGTACGGCAGCGGATCCTTCCAATCCGCGCAATATATCCAATTGCTCCACCTCGCGCAACAGCTTCATCGTTTCTCCTAGCGACTCCGTGACCTTCTTGATTCGTTCTGTGTTAATGCGTAGCGCATAATCTCGTGTCGCACGTTCCAAAATCCACTTGGTGTTATACAACTTTCCTGTAATCATATTACGAGCAACCCGCGCACTGCGCTCCTCATTGTCCGATATGCGGTACTGTTCTTTACGAAGGACCACATTTCCTCGATCCTCACCAATGACACGTGCGAGAAATCGCCCCGTTCGTGTCATAAACGTCAAACTTACATTTCGTGAAGCACAAGCCCCCATCAATGCTGGACTTACTCCAGCATAGCCAAAGGTACAAACGGCCTCCAAATTATGCAGCGGATAGCGAGCAAGAATTTCTTCCTCCTGCTTCACCACAATGTTTTCCCCATCCAGTCCAAGGTATGTATCGGGTAATGTCACAAATAAGGTGTTCAGCAGCTTTTTCATTCATTCAACCTGCTTTCGATGTAACTTGAAACAGAGCGTTTGTTCAAGATATCAGGCACACATATATTGTTCAAAGAACAACTTAGGCAGTGTGGTCCTGCTTTGGCTTTGGGTGTATGGTTCCGTTCAAAATAATGTCTCATCTCTTGAATACTTGCCTTCACTCGTTCCCGATCTGCCGCAGTAATGATGAATTCAACCCTATGTTTGATCTCGTCATAATAAAAATAGGCCTTGGGAATATCACATACGAGCATTTCTTCGAGACATATGACTTGTGCTACCAATTGGGAGTGATCCGAATCATTTCGTTTGGGCTTCCCACGTTTGTATTCAACAGGATAAGGAAGGTATAACCCTTCCTCTCCTGCAAGTGGAACTCCAGATGGATCACGAATGAATTCAACCACATCACAGATGCCTGTGATCCCAAGTTCCCTTGATTGCACCGGAAGCGCACGAACCACCAGTTTATCGCCTCGTTTCTCACGAAGCGCTGGTTGATCTGCTTTTCGATGCAGATGATCACCCTCAATGGTGCGCACGTTGTCTTCCCACTGCTGTTCGATATGAATTAATGCCCACTGCCTTCTGCAAAAGTTAAAATGCTGAATACCCGAAAGCAGCAGATAGTCCTCTTCGTTATAGTCCTT is a genomic window containing:
- a CDS encoding ATP-dependent nuclease produces the protein MSIILHEVRIKNFRALKDIKVKLSPLTILVGTNNSGKTSFLKALELVFGLDRKLIRKEDFHATVDKLIATEQSSTIDTLITPTGQDSKRVQFFDETWSSHWGANAIRTDQNDSEYVAIRTTIIFDELKRDFSLEQHFLSDWNENPDEWWTSTVLDKIPLSIMEKLPLLYLDAQRDIHREMRNPHSFWGKLISDINLNEDQLERIEADLLRLNTEIVSNSTILAHLQQNLKELNLFSSGEHNGVEITPIVRKIRDIYRGIDVLFSEPGDDSFPLEYHGMGTRSWATLLAFRSYASWIEGVNQEKNLPFWSILALEEPESHLHPQAQRNILKQMASFNGQKIISTHSPYIASFAPLESIRHFSKHDSQTAVSEINMTSMRRDDIRKINREVMNSRGELLFSKCIILCEGETEEQALPIFFEAHFGCNPFELGINIIGVGGKGRKYLPFLHVAQGLNIDWLIFSDGEKDVLDQLNEALLLVDTNLQDPRVIYFANHQNYEQYILAHYREEAISAIIEYDAVNEQHKAVLQEKEYSDEDVLTKLQSGKTKYASVLAETIVTRADSELKIPEKIRQLFLQIKT
- a CDS encoding ATP-dependent helicase, which codes for MISGDHQKVIEHIHGPILVNAGPQTGIQTTSIKRLEHILKNVKGNYKILILTYNRLLAKQFKERILKEFQSDDKDILERFFVGTIHQFARDIVETRGDILGLKTKEIVLIDSSESENILKEILVTRSNTNSPSQNLSQTNSVNVVREILYYISRQKRELKLPLPYDEHIDDDTRFYDSIYYEYDLYLKARSLMDFDDLILLAYRIINEKPSINQIYQRIFKFAYIFEAQDLTYASYQFLQTLYPKHNSNIMLVGDKNQAIYSFTGASTSFMEQFETYYDPTVVILKNNFRSSSEIASLADKLISKSSFSSSSLKNGSVIIKELENEEKEAIWIADNISKLVRQEPSEINEKIHWDKIAVIARNRSSLRRIEKQFSEDNIPFINKTFGILESESTIMQVFESGFRLLINHNDRYYLDLFQSLIGVENKNTINYNSTENGIALLKHFDSLVGKEWKKNYKALLDAWSYLWGPDMNFSDAILVLEKYFMSEKPVASVEETNVFMSDLKMWRDNWNTYIRDTNEYSLISFKNKFTSLSRTTGSGGVRLLTAHSSQGLEFDVVHVLGINEGVFPMNELTVEEDRRVLYVAISRAKKLLYLSYIKSSSLKMGARYRQPSRFLKEMKLL
- the cas2 gene encoding CRISPR-associated endonuclease Cas2, with translation MLILITYDVSTIDSEGRRRLSKVAKKCVDHGQRVQNSVFECILDAAQFRRLRFELEELIDKDTDSLRFYNLGDNYKSKVQHVGAKDSYDMGDPLIL
- the cas1c gene encoding type I-C CRISPR-associated endonuclease Cas1c; the encoded protein is MKKLLNTLFVTLPDTYLGLDGENIVVKQEEEILARYPLHNLEAVCTFGYAGVSPALMGACASRNVSLTFMTRTGRFLARVIGEDRGNVVLRKEQYRISDNEERSARVARNMITGKLYNTKWILERATRDYALRINTERIKKVTESLGETMKLLREVEQLDILRGLEGSAAVQYNSVFDDLILQQKESFYFYGRSRRPPLDKVNALLSFAYTLLANDMKSALESVGLDAYVGFLHRDRPGRASLALDMMEELRGVYADRFVLSLINKKVVNDKGFYVKENLAVIMDDETRKKVLKVWQERKQEKIMHPYLNEKIPWGLVPYTQALLLARYIRGDLDEYPPFLWK
- the cas4 gene encoding CRISPR-associated protein Cas4; this encodes MKDYNEEDYLLLSGIQHFNFCRRQWALIHIEQQWEDNVRTIEGDHLHRKADQPALREKRGDKLVVRALPVQSRELGITGICDVVEFIRDPSGVPLAGEEGLYLPYPVEYKRGKPKRNDSDHSQLVAQVICLEEMLVCDIPKAYFYYDEIKHRVEFIITAADRERVKASIQEMRHYFERNHTPKAKAGPHCLSCSLNNICVPDILNKRSVSSYIESRLNE